The DNA window CGAATTCCGCAAGCGCCGTGACTATGCGCTCGAGCGCCTGCGTGCGATCCCGGGCTTTAGCTGCCGCACGCCGCAGGGCGCCTTCTACGCGTATCCGAACATCAGTGGTGTCTTCGGCAAGGGCGGCATCCACACGCCGATGGAATTCTCCTCGAAGCTGCTTGCAGAAGCGCTCGTCACCGTAGTACCGGGCGAAGCCTTCGGCAGCAACAACCACTTCCGCCTCTCTTACGCAACCTCGATGGAAGACCTCAAAAAGGGGCTCGACCGCATCGAAGAGTTCGTCAAGAAACTCGCATGATCATCGGGCCCGGCGCACGCCGCCTGAAGGCCACGCAATACGAGAAAATCTGGGGGACAACGGACTTGTCCCCCATTTTCAGCTCTGCCGGCAAGAAGATCGGCGAAGTTTGGTTTGAGGATGAAGAGCGGCTGCCGCTGCTCTTCAAGTTCCTGTTCACCTCAGAGCGCTTGTCCATCCAGGTGCACCCTGATGATGAGTACGGCGCAAAGCATGAGAACTCGCTCGGCAAGACCGAGATGTGGCATGTGCTACGGGCAGACCCGCAAGGCGAGATCGGTCTCGGCTTTAACAAAAGCTATACGGCTGCTGAAGTGGAAGCAGGCGCGCGCAATGGCGCCATTGAAGACATGATGGCCTGGCGGCATGTGCAGGCCGGCGAAACTTACTTTGTGCCTGCCGGTGAGGTCCATGCGATTGGCGGCGGTGTCGCCATCTGTGAGATCCAGCAGAATTCCGATGTCACCTATCGCCTCTATGACTATGGGCGGCCGCGCGAATTGCATCTCGAACATGGCATGGCCGTCAGCCGCCTGGGCCCCTACGATGGCTTGCAAAGCGGCGTGGTGGAGTGCCCGTACTTTCGCACCGAAAAGTTGCGTCTCGATGCCGCGCTGTCTCTCAGTGGGCCGAACACGGTGGTGATCTTCCTCGAGGGTAAGGGCAAAATCGCCGGAGAAGCCTACGAGAGGGGCGAAGCCTGGAGGCTGCTGCGCAACGTCACCATCGAGCCCGCAAAGCTCACCACCCTTCTTTACGTCACCTGGCCAGGCTGATGCGATGCGCGTGATTTACACGGCCGCGCATGCAGGCGCCTCGACAGCGGTGCCGATTGGAGGCGGGGGCGCCATTGCGAGCATGCTGGCCGCCGAATGGGCGATCACCCAGCCCTTTGAGCTGGTGGTGATCCGGCCCGATGAGGATGCCAATGAAGTGGTGACCTACTCTGAGCGCGAGTACGCCGCCTTCTGCCACCGCTTTCGCCGCTATGCGACGCATCGCATTCTGAGTGAAGACCCGAAGCAATGCGTCGTGCTGGTGAACGACATCAGCGAAGGCCCGGACTTCGATTTGCTCGCCCGCCACGGCTATCGCATCTACACGATCTGGCATGTCGATGTTGTCGCCTATGTCGCGCGCATGTATCTGCGGGACTGGATTTCGCCGTCCACGCTCGTGCGCCTGGTGAGGCCGGTGGAGAAGCTACTGCCCGCCATCGCAAAGCTGGTCTTTCACCAGCAGCGCAGTTGCGTCGAGAAGAGCGCAGGCCACATCGTCATGACCGAGGCGATGAAGCAGATGATTCTCAATTGCTATCCGTCCACACCGCCAGAGAAGATCCATGTCGTGCCGTGGGGTGCTCCTCCGCGTGTACTGACCGGCAAGCCGAGAGAACTGGCCAAACCAGTGCTGCTGACCTTGAGCCGCATCTCGCCAGAGAAAGGCCTCGACCGCCTGCTCCAGATGCTGTCGCGATGGCGAGGCCGCGCAACGCTGCTTTTGTGCGGCGGCGCGGCTTACATGGAAGGAAAACGCTATCTCGCTTCGTTGCGCGCAATTGCCAGCGGGATGGAACGGGTGAAGGTGGAGTTTGCAGGCCATCTCTCCGGGCAAGCGAAGGCGGATGCCTTCGCCAGTGCCGACCTCTATTTGTTCCCCTCGGTCTTTGAAAGCTATGGCCTCACTTTGATGGAGGCGCTGTCGCATGGAGTTCCGGTCATTGCCTTCGATCATGACGGCGCACGCGCGATTGTGCAGCCGGACTTCGGCATTCTGGTTCGGAATGAACAGGAGCTGCATGTGGCTCTCGACACACTCCTCGGCGATCCGGAACGCCGCGCCGCAATGAGCGCCGCCGCGAAAGCCTATGCGAATGCCCGGCCCTTCGCAAAATCTGCTCATCGGGTCGCGCGGCTGCTGCAATCGTAATTGGTTGACGCGGTCTGGCCGCCGTTTGCGCTATCTGAGGTATGAAAATCCTTTGCGGCCTTCTGCTCGGTACCCTGGTGTGGGCTCAGACGGCAATCCTCCCCAATGAGTATGCAACCAAGGGTGGCTCTACTTACTCGAATTACCCGTTCTCCGGTTATCCCTCCACCCTGCAATTCATCTATGCCGAGAGCCTGGTGCTGGGCGCAGGGATCAAGCCTGGCGATGTGATTACCGGCATGCAGATGCGCATGCGCAGCGGACAAGCGGGCGGACCGCCACGCGACTTCACCTACAACAACTGGGATGTCACCCTCTCGAAGAGCACTCGCGCGGTGGGAAATCTCACCAGCTTCATCCCAGGCAACCAGGCCAGCGACGCCGTTGCCGTGCGGCGCGGCAAACTGTTCATGCCTGCCAACTCGATGCCGAGTGACAAGCTGGTAAACAACTTTGGCCTCTACATTCCCTTCACTACCGGCTATCCCTATACGGGCGGCGACCTGTTGCTGCAGATCACGCACGACGTCGGAGATTGGGATGGCAGCCACCAGATCGACTCCGCCAGCGATGCGAGCACGATGCAGCATATCGCTGTCCTCCGCTACAACACCGCAAACACAGACCAGAGCTACGGCGACGCTCTGGTTCTCCAGTTGAGCTATACGCGCCAAACCACTGGGCCGCTGCTCACGGCGACAGGGATCCTGAACGCCGCCTCCTACGGGGCCAACGCCGTTGCGCCCGGCGAGATCGTGACGCTCTATGGCGATCGTCTGGGCCAGACTGCTGTCGTTTCGGCCAATGTAAATAATGGCCGCTTCCAGACGGTAGCCGGGGGCACGCGCCTGCTCTTTGATGGCGTAGCCGCGCCAATGATCTACTCGAGTACAAAGCAGCTCGCCGCGATTGTTCCTTATGCCGTCGCGAGCAAGGCCACCACTTCGATCGTTGCGGAAGTGGATGGCGTCAAGTCAACGCCAGTCGCCATGCCGGTGGTGAATGCGCTGCCAGGGATCTTTACAGTAGACGCTAGTGGCAAGGGCCAGGCCGCGGTTCTGAATGAAAACGGCACGCTCAATGGCGCGGCGAATCCTGCCGCTGTTGGGTCGATCATCGTCATCTATCTGACAGGTGAAGGGCTCACCAATCCGGTTGTTGAGGACGGCCTCATTGCCAGTGGCCCCAGCTACGCAAAGCCCGTGTTGCCCGTTTCGGTGACGGTTGGCAATCTCGAGGCAGAGGTGCTTTACGCTGGCGCCGCGCCGGCATCGGTGGCGGGCCTGATGCAGATCAACGCGCGAGTGAGCGCCGCGGCCGCACCGGTTGCCAACTCGCCGTTGCTGGTGCGGATTGGAGACAGGACGAGCCAGGCTGGCGTTACGGTCGCTCTTCGCTAGAAGGCCTACCAAACTTGACCCATCGATGATTCCAGCGATGGGTCAAGTCTGAGGCGATGAGAGGAGTACTGGAGGCGCTTGCCGAAGATCTTCGAACCCGAGGTGCATTCGATGTCCGGAGGCCTTCATCGACAGAAGCTTTGCTTCCGCAAAAGAAGGGGGCACGGAAAGTGCTACTCCACATGAAGTGACTTTGGTGCAGCGAACACTGGCCGAGGCGGATGACTCCGAAAGGCTGGATCGCGAGCTTGCTGCAACCGGAGTCGAGAGAATTGCTCCGCATCGGCGCAGGATGGCTGGTCTCTCTGCGGCCTCATCATCCGCTACGAATATTCCCTCGATATCTTCACCGGCATGCTTCACCTCGCCTGGAGTTCGAGTGTGTCCATAGCGATATGAGCCTTACGGCCGTTCCTGCACTACCCGGGGTTCATAGCGGGGACAGCGCTGGCGATCTTCATCGGTGCCCAGAAT is part of the Bryobacter aggregatus MPL3 genome and encodes:
- a CDS encoding glycosyltransferase family 4 protein, whose amino-acid sequence is MRVIYTAAHAGASTAVPIGGGGAIASMLAAEWAITQPFELVVIRPDEDANEVVTYSEREYAAFCHRFRRYATHRILSEDPKQCVVLVNDISEGPDFDLLARHGYRIYTIWHVDVVAYVARMYLRDWISPSTLVRLVRPVEKLLPAIAKLVFHQQRSCVEKSAGHIVMTEAMKQMILNCYPSTPPEKIHVVPWGAPPRVLTGKPRELAKPVLLTLSRISPEKGLDRLLQMLSRWRGRATLLLCGGAAYMEGKRYLASLRAIASGMERVKVEFAGHLSGQAKADAFASADLYLFPSVFESYGLTLMEALSHGVPVIAFDHDGARAIVQPDFGILVRNEQELHVALDTLLGDPERRAAMSAAAKAYANARPFAKSAHRVARLLQS
- a CDS encoding type I phosphomannose isomerase catalytic subunit codes for the protein MIIGPGARRLKATQYEKIWGTTDLSPIFSSAGKKIGEVWFEDEERLPLLFKFLFTSERLSIQVHPDDEYGAKHENSLGKTEMWHVLRADPQGEIGLGFNKSYTAAEVEAGARNGAIEDMMAWRHVQAGETYFVPAGEVHAIGGGVAICEIQQNSDVTYRLYDYGRPRELHLEHGMAVSRLGPYDGLQSGVVECPYFRTEKLRLDAALSLSGPNTVVIFLEGKGKIAGEAYERGEAWRLLRNVTIEPAKLTTLLYVTWPG